One window from the genome of Corvus moneduloides isolate bCorMon1 chromosome 9, bCorMon1.pri, whole genome shotgun sequence encodes:
- the NEXN gene encoding nexilin isoform X4, whose product MNDIAQKTEILLSSSKPVQKSYVPKLHKGDVKDKFEAMQKAREERNQRRSRDEKQRRKEQYVREREWNRRKQEMKELLGSDEDDDTKLSKIEKGYVPKLIGTVKGKFEEMEKQRQEEERKRTEEERKRRIEQDMIEKRKIQRELAKKAQEEGDDSLLVTVVPVKSTRTPGKTKINSENTGKERAEQRQTQDEEMKLKYEEQNQFLKESKCLSFVKGENENSETQEPLSPGKLKVTFEELERQRQEHQRRQAEEEARQRLEEEKRAFEEARQRMINEGGDEESENAVKEFRPGKLRLSFEEIERQRREEEKRKAEEDARRRIEEEKRAFAEARKNMQVLDDESPGMFKTFSQESLIPGKLEINFEELLRQKMEEEKRRTEEERRQKLEMERQEFQQLRQEMGQLEEESETFELSKEYEELMKLKRSGSIQAKNLKSKFEKIGQLSQEEIQKKIEEERAKRRAMDEEIREREAEKFQEDDDVDVTPAKKSEAPFTHKVNMKARFEQMARAREEEEQRRIEEQKLLRMQFEQKEIDAALQKKREEEEEEEGSILNGSTCEDEDQARSGAPWFKKSLKNTSVVDGEPVRFTVKITGEPKPEVTWWFEGEMLQDSEDYQYIERGETYCLYLPETFPEDEGEYMCKAVNNRGSAASTCILTIETDDY is encoded by the exons ATGAATGACATTGCACAGAAAACTGAG ATTCTGCTTTCTTCATCTAAACCCGTCCAAAAGTCCTATGTGCCCAAGCTTCACAAGGGTGATGTAAAGGATAAATTTGAAGCTATGCAGAAagcaagggaagaaagaaatcaaaggaGATCTAgagatgaaaagcaaagaagaaaagaacaatatgttagagagagagaatggaacaggagaaagcaggag ATGAAAGAACTGCTTGGATCTGATGAAGACGATGACACCAAACTATCTAAAATAGAAAAGGGTTATGTTCCAAAGCTAATAG GAACTGTTAAAGGCAAGTTTGAAGAAATGGAGAAGCAAaggcaagaagaagaaagaaaaagaacggaagaagaaagaaagcgCAGAATTGAACAAGATATgattgagaaaagaaaaattcaaagagAATTAGCAAAAAAGGCACAGGAG GAAGGGGATGATTCACTGCTAGTTACAGTAGTGCCTGTAAAAAGCACCAGGACACCTGGGAAGACGAAAATAAACTCTGAGAacacagggaaggagagagcagaaCAAAGACAGACACAGGATGAAGAGATGAAGCTAAAATATGAGGAACAAAACCAATTCCTTAAGGAATCCAAGTGCCTTTCATTTGTCAAG ggtgaaaatgaaaacagtgaaacTCAAGAGCCTCTGTCTCCTGGTAAGCTGAAAGTCACATTTGAAGAACTGGAAAGACAAAGACAGGAGCATCAAAGGCGGcaagcagaggaagaagcaaGGCAGCgtttggaagaggaaaaacgGGCCTTTGAAGAAGCCAGACAGCGAATG ATAAATGAAGGTGGTGATGAAGAATCTGAAAACGCTGTTAAAGAATTCCGCCCTGGTAAACTCAGACTCAGTTTTGAGGAGATAGAAagacagaggagagaagaggaaaagaggaaagcagaagaggatGCACGACGACGCatagaagaggagaaaagagcatTTGCTGAAGCAAGGAAGAACATG CAGGTGCTGGATGATGAATCACCAGGAATGTTTAAAACCTTTTCTCAAGAATCTCTCATACCTGGTaaactggaaattaattttgaggaGTTGCTGAGacaaaaaatggaagaagaaaagaggcGCACAGAAGAAGAGCGTAGGCAAAAGTTGGAAATGGAAAGGCAAGAATTTCAACAGCTGAGACAAGAAATGGGACAG CTGGAAGAAGAGTCTGAAACTTTTGAGCTAAGCAAAGAATATGAAGAATTAATGAAGCTAAAAAGAAGCGGTTCTATTCAGGCAAAGAACTTAAAAAGCAAGTTTGAAAAAATAGGACAATTGTCtcaagaagaaatacagaagaagaTTGAAGAAGAGCGAGCAAAGAGAAGAGCAATGGATGAAGAAATAAGAGAAAGGGAAGCTGAAAAATTTCAAGAG gatGATGACGTAGACGTGACACCAGCCAAGAAATCTGAGGCTCCATTTACTCACAAAGTAAACATGAAGGCTCGTTTTGAGCAAATGGCAAGAGCcagagaagaagaggagcagaggaggatTGAGGAACAGAAATTACTACGCATGCAGtttgaacaaaaagaaattgacGCAGCATTACAGAAG aaaagggaagaggaagaagaagaagagggaagCATTCTTAATGGTTCTACTTGTGAAGATGAGGATCAAGCTCGATCTGGAGCTCCTTGGTTCAAGAAGTCACTGAAAAACACATCAGTAGTTGATGGCGAGCCAGTGAGATTTACAGTTAAAATTACTGGAGAACCAAAACCTGAAGTTACATGGTGGTTTGAAGGGGAAATGTTGCAGGACTCTGAGGACTATCAATACATTGAAAGAGGAGAAACCTACTGCCTTTACTTGCCAGAAACCTTCCCAGAAGATGAAGGAGAATATATGTGTAAAGCAGTCAACAACAGAGGCTCAGCTGCTAGCACCTGTATTCTCACCATTGAAA CTGATGACTACTAA
- the NEXN gene encoding nexilin isoform X6: MNDIAQKTEMKELLGSDEDDDTKLSKIEKGYVPKLIGTVKGKFEEMEKQRQEEERKRTEEERKRRIEQDMIEKRKIQRELAKKAQEIDDFNNTGTESAAEEGDDSLLVTVVPVKSTRTPGKTKINSENTGKERAEQRQTQDEEMKLKYEEQNQFLKESKCLSFVKGENENSETQEPLSPGKLKVTFEELERQRQEHQRRQAEEEARQRLEEEKRAFEEARQRMINEGGDEESENAVKEFRPGKLRLSFEEIERQRREEEKRKAEEDARRRIEEEKRAFAEARKNMQVLDDESPGMFKTFSQESLIPGKLEINFEELLRQKMEEEKRRTEEERRQKLEMERQEFQQLRQEMGQLEEESETFELSKEYEELMKLKRSGSIQAKNLKSKFEKIGQLSQEEIQKKIEEERAKRRAMDEEIREREAEKFQEDDDVDVTPAKKSEAPFTHKVNMKARFEQMARAREEEEQRRIEEQKLLRMQFEQKEIDAALQKKREEEEEEEGSILNGSTCEDEDQARSGAPWFKKSLKNTSVVDGEPVRFTVKITGEPKPEVTWWFEGEMLQDSEDYQYIERGETYCLYLPETFPEDEGEYMCKAVNNRGSAASTCILTIETDDY; encoded by the exons ATGAATGACATTGCACAGAAAACTGAG ATGAAAGAACTGCTTGGATCTGATGAAGACGATGACACCAAACTATCTAAAATAGAAAAGGGTTATGTTCCAAAGCTAATAG GAACTGTTAAAGGCAAGTTTGAAGAAATGGAGAAGCAAaggcaagaagaagaaagaaaaagaacggaagaagaaagaaagcgCAGAATTGAACAAGATATgattgagaaaagaaaaattcaaagagAATTAGCAAAAAAGGCACAGGAG ATTGATGACTTTAACAATACGGGAACTGAATCAGCAGCTGAG GAAGGGGATGATTCACTGCTAGTTACAGTAGTGCCTGTAAAAAGCACCAGGACACCTGGGAAGACGAAAATAAACTCTGAGAacacagggaaggagagagcagaaCAAAGACAGACACAGGATGAAGAGATGAAGCTAAAATATGAGGAACAAAACCAATTCCTTAAGGAATCCAAGTGCCTTTCATTTGTCAAG ggtgaaaatgaaaacagtgaaacTCAAGAGCCTCTGTCTCCTGGTAAGCTGAAAGTCACATTTGAAGAACTGGAAAGACAAAGACAGGAGCATCAAAGGCGGcaagcagaggaagaagcaaGGCAGCgtttggaagaggaaaaacgGGCCTTTGAAGAAGCCAGACAGCGAATG ATAAATGAAGGTGGTGATGAAGAATCTGAAAACGCTGTTAAAGAATTCCGCCCTGGTAAACTCAGACTCAGTTTTGAGGAGATAGAAagacagaggagagaagaggaaaagaggaaagcagaagaggatGCACGACGACGCatagaagaggagaaaagagcatTTGCTGAAGCAAGGAAGAACATG CAGGTGCTGGATGATGAATCACCAGGAATGTTTAAAACCTTTTCTCAAGAATCTCTCATACCTGGTaaactggaaattaattttgaggaGTTGCTGAGacaaaaaatggaagaagaaaagaggcGCACAGAAGAAGAGCGTAGGCAAAAGTTGGAAATGGAAAGGCAAGAATTTCAACAGCTGAGACAAGAAATGGGACAG CTGGAAGAAGAGTCTGAAACTTTTGAGCTAAGCAAAGAATATGAAGAATTAATGAAGCTAAAAAGAAGCGGTTCTATTCAGGCAAAGAACTTAAAAAGCAAGTTTGAAAAAATAGGACAATTGTCtcaagaagaaatacagaagaagaTTGAAGAAGAGCGAGCAAAGAGAAGAGCAATGGATGAAGAAATAAGAGAAAGGGAAGCTGAAAAATTTCAAGAG gatGATGACGTAGACGTGACACCAGCCAAGAAATCTGAGGCTCCATTTACTCACAAAGTAAACATGAAGGCTCGTTTTGAGCAAATGGCAAGAGCcagagaagaagaggagcagaggaggatTGAGGAACAGAAATTACTACGCATGCAGtttgaacaaaaagaaattgacGCAGCATTACAGAAG aaaagggaagaggaagaagaagaagagggaagCATTCTTAATGGTTCTACTTGTGAAGATGAGGATCAAGCTCGATCTGGAGCTCCTTGGTTCAAGAAGTCACTGAAAAACACATCAGTAGTTGATGGCGAGCCAGTGAGATTTACAGTTAAAATTACTGGAGAACCAAAACCTGAAGTTACATGGTGGTTTGAAGGGGAAATGTTGCAGGACTCTGAGGACTATCAATACATTGAAAGAGGAGAAACCTACTGCCTTTACTTGCCAGAAACCTTCCCAGAAGATGAAGGAGAATATATGTGTAAAGCAGTCAACAACAGAGGCTCAGCTGCTAGCACCTGTATTCTCACCATTGAAA CTGATGACTACTAA
- the NEXN gene encoding nexilin isoform X1, producing the protein MNDIAQKTEILLSSSKPVQKSYVPKLHKGDVKDKFEAMQKAREERNQRRSRDEKQRRKEQYVREREWNRRKQEMKELLGSDEDDDTKLSKIEKGYVPKLIGTVKGKFEEMEKQRQEEERKRTEEERKRRIEQDMIEKRKIQRELAKKAQEIDDFNNTGTESAAEEGDDSLLVTVVPVKSTRTPGKTKINSENTGKERAEQRQTQDEEMKLKYEEQNQFLKESKCLSFVKGENENSETQEPLSPGKLKVTFEELERQRQEHQRRQAEEEARQRLEEEKRAFEEARQRMINEGGDEESENAVKEFRPGKLRLSFEEIERQRREEEKRKAEEDARRRIEEEKRAFAEARKNMQVLDDESPGMFKTFSQESLIPGKLEINFEELLRQKMEEEKRRTEEERRQKLEMERQEFQQLRQEMGQLEEESETFELSKEYEELMKLKRSGSIQAKNLKSKFEKIGQLSQEEIQKKIEEERAKRRAMDEEIREREAEKFQEDDDVDVTPAKKSEAPFTHKVNMKARFEQMARAREEEEQRRIEEQKLLRMQFEQKEIDAALQKKREEEEEEEGSILNGSTCEDEDQARSGAPWFKKSLKNTSVVDGEPVRFTVKITGEPKPEVTWWFEGEMLQDSEDYQYIERGETYCLYLPETFPEDEGEYMCKAVNNRGSAASTCILTIETDDY; encoded by the exons ATGAATGACATTGCACAGAAAACTGAG ATTCTGCTTTCTTCATCTAAACCCGTCCAAAAGTCCTATGTGCCCAAGCTTCACAAGGGTGATGTAAAGGATAAATTTGAAGCTATGCAGAAagcaagggaagaaagaaatcaaaggaGATCTAgagatgaaaagcaaagaagaaaagaacaatatgttagagagagagaatggaacaggagaaagcaggag ATGAAAGAACTGCTTGGATCTGATGAAGACGATGACACCAAACTATCTAAAATAGAAAAGGGTTATGTTCCAAAGCTAATAG GAACTGTTAAAGGCAAGTTTGAAGAAATGGAGAAGCAAaggcaagaagaagaaagaaaaagaacggaagaagaaagaaagcgCAGAATTGAACAAGATATgattgagaaaagaaaaattcaaagagAATTAGCAAAAAAGGCACAGGAG ATTGATGACTTTAACAATACGGGAACTGAATCAGCAGCTGAG GAAGGGGATGATTCACTGCTAGTTACAGTAGTGCCTGTAAAAAGCACCAGGACACCTGGGAAGACGAAAATAAACTCTGAGAacacagggaaggagagagcagaaCAAAGACAGACACAGGATGAAGAGATGAAGCTAAAATATGAGGAACAAAACCAATTCCTTAAGGAATCCAAGTGCCTTTCATTTGTCAAG ggtgaaaatgaaaacagtgaaacTCAAGAGCCTCTGTCTCCTGGTAAGCTGAAAGTCACATTTGAAGAACTGGAAAGACAAAGACAGGAGCATCAAAGGCGGcaagcagaggaagaagcaaGGCAGCgtttggaagaggaaaaacgGGCCTTTGAAGAAGCCAGACAGCGAATG ATAAATGAAGGTGGTGATGAAGAATCTGAAAACGCTGTTAAAGAATTCCGCCCTGGTAAACTCAGACTCAGTTTTGAGGAGATAGAAagacagaggagagaagaggaaaagaggaaagcagaagaggatGCACGACGACGCatagaagaggagaaaagagcatTTGCTGAAGCAAGGAAGAACATG CAGGTGCTGGATGATGAATCACCAGGAATGTTTAAAACCTTTTCTCAAGAATCTCTCATACCTGGTaaactggaaattaattttgaggaGTTGCTGAGacaaaaaatggaagaagaaaagaggcGCACAGAAGAAGAGCGTAGGCAAAAGTTGGAAATGGAAAGGCAAGAATTTCAACAGCTGAGACAAGAAATGGGACAG CTGGAAGAAGAGTCTGAAACTTTTGAGCTAAGCAAAGAATATGAAGAATTAATGAAGCTAAAAAGAAGCGGTTCTATTCAGGCAAAGAACTTAAAAAGCAAGTTTGAAAAAATAGGACAATTGTCtcaagaagaaatacagaagaagaTTGAAGAAGAGCGAGCAAAGAGAAGAGCAATGGATGAAGAAATAAGAGAAAGGGAAGCTGAAAAATTTCAAGAG gatGATGACGTAGACGTGACACCAGCCAAGAAATCTGAGGCTCCATTTACTCACAAAGTAAACATGAAGGCTCGTTTTGAGCAAATGGCAAGAGCcagagaagaagaggagcagaggaggatTGAGGAACAGAAATTACTACGCATGCAGtttgaacaaaaagaaattgacGCAGCATTACAGAAG aaaagggaagaggaagaagaagaagagggaagCATTCTTAATGGTTCTACTTGTGAAGATGAGGATCAAGCTCGATCTGGAGCTCCTTGGTTCAAGAAGTCACTGAAAAACACATCAGTAGTTGATGGCGAGCCAGTGAGATTTACAGTTAAAATTACTGGAGAACCAAAACCTGAAGTTACATGGTGGTTTGAAGGGGAAATGTTGCAGGACTCTGAGGACTATCAATACATTGAAAGAGGAGAAACCTACTGCCTTTACTTGCCAGAAACCTTCCCAGAAGATGAAGGAGAATATATGTGTAAAGCAGTCAACAACAGAGGCTCAGCTGCTAGCACCTGTATTCTCACCATTGAAA CTGATGACTACTAA
- the NEXN gene encoding nexilin isoform X2: protein MNDIAQKTEILLSSSKPVQKSYVPKLHKGDVKDKFEAMQKAREERNQRRSRDEKQRRKEQYVREREWNRRKQEMKELLGSDEDDDTKLSKIEKGYVPKLIGTVKGKFEEMEKQRQEEERKRTEEERKRRIEQDMIEKRKIQRELAKKAQEIDDFNNTGTESAAEEGDDSLLVTVVPVKSTRTPGKTKINSENTGKERAEQRQTQDEEMKLKYEEQNQFLKESKCLSFVKGENENSETQEPLSPGKLKVTFEELERQRQEHQRRQAEEEARQRLEEEKRAFEEARQRMINEGGDEESENAVKEFRPGKLRLSFEEIERQRREEEKRKAEEDARRRIEEEKRAFAEARKNMVLDDESPGMFKTFSQESLIPGKLEINFEELLRQKMEEEKRRTEEERRQKLEMERQEFQQLRQEMGQLEEESETFELSKEYEELMKLKRSGSIQAKNLKSKFEKIGQLSQEEIQKKIEEERAKRRAMDEEIREREAEKFQEDDDVDVTPAKKSEAPFTHKVNMKARFEQMARAREEEEQRRIEEQKLLRMQFEQKEIDAALQKKREEEEEEEGSILNGSTCEDEDQARSGAPWFKKSLKNTSVVDGEPVRFTVKITGEPKPEVTWWFEGEMLQDSEDYQYIERGETYCLYLPETFPEDEGEYMCKAVNNRGSAASTCILTIETDDY from the exons ATGAATGACATTGCACAGAAAACTGAG ATTCTGCTTTCTTCATCTAAACCCGTCCAAAAGTCCTATGTGCCCAAGCTTCACAAGGGTGATGTAAAGGATAAATTTGAAGCTATGCAGAAagcaagggaagaaagaaatcaaaggaGATCTAgagatgaaaagcaaagaagaaaagaacaatatgttagagagagagaatggaacaggagaaagcaggag ATGAAAGAACTGCTTGGATCTGATGAAGACGATGACACCAAACTATCTAAAATAGAAAAGGGTTATGTTCCAAAGCTAATAG GAACTGTTAAAGGCAAGTTTGAAGAAATGGAGAAGCAAaggcaagaagaagaaagaaaaagaacggaagaagaaagaaagcgCAGAATTGAACAAGATATgattgagaaaagaaaaattcaaagagAATTAGCAAAAAAGGCACAGGAG ATTGATGACTTTAACAATACGGGAACTGAATCAGCAGCTGAG GAAGGGGATGATTCACTGCTAGTTACAGTAGTGCCTGTAAAAAGCACCAGGACACCTGGGAAGACGAAAATAAACTCTGAGAacacagggaaggagagagcagaaCAAAGACAGACACAGGATGAAGAGATGAAGCTAAAATATGAGGAACAAAACCAATTCCTTAAGGAATCCAAGTGCCTTTCATTTGTCAAG ggtgaaaatgaaaacagtgaaacTCAAGAGCCTCTGTCTCCTGGTAAGCTGAAAGTCACATTTGAAGAACTGGAAAGACAAAGACAGGAGCATCAAAGGCGGcaagcagaggaagaagcaaGGCAGCgtttggaagaggaaaaacgGGCCTTTGAAGAAGCCAGACAGCGAATG ATAAATGAAGGTGGTGATGAAGAATCTGAAAACGCTGTTAAAGAATTCCGCCCTGGTAAACTCAGACTCAGTTTTGAGGAGATAGAAagacagaggagagaagaggaaaagaggaaagcagaagaggatGCACGACGACGCatagaagaggagaaaagagcatTTGCTGAAGCAAGGAAGAACATG GTGCTGGATGATGAATCACCAGGAATGTTTAAAACCTTTTCTCAAGAATCTCTCATACCTGGTaaactggaaattaattttgaggaGTTGCTGAGacaaaaaatggaagaagaaaagaggcGCACAGAAGAAGAGCGTAGGCAAAAGTTGGAAATGGAAAGGCAAGAATTTCAACAGCTGAGACAAGAAATGGGACAG CTGGAAGAAGAGTCTGAAACTTTTGAGCTAAGCAAAGAATATGAAGAATTAATGAAGCTAAAAAGAAGCGGTTCTATTCAGGCAAAGAACTTAAAAAGCAAGTTTGAAAAAATAGGACAATTGTCtcaagaagaaatacagaagaagaTTGAAGAAGAGCGAGCAAAGAGAAGAGCAATGGATGAAGAAATAAGAGAAAGGGAAGCTGAAAAATTTCAAGAG gatGATGACGTAGACGTGACACCAGCCAAGAAATCTGAGGCTCCATTTACTCACAAAGTAAACATGAAGGCTCGTTTTGAGCAAATGGCAAGAGCcagagaagaagaggagcagaggaggatTGAGGAACAGAAATTACTACGCATGCAGtttgaacaaaaagaaattgacGCAGCATTACAGAAG aaaagggaagaggaagaagaagaagagggaagCATTCTTAATGGTTCTACTTGTGAAGATGAGGATCAAGCTCGATCTGGAGCTCCTTGGTTCAAGAAGTCACTGAAAAACACATCAGTAGTTGATGGCGAGCCAGTGAGATTTACAGTTAAAATTACTGGAGAACCAAAACCTGAAGTTACATGGTGGTTTGAAGGGGAAATGTTGCAGGACTCTGAGGACTATCAATACATTGAAAGAGGAGAAACCTACTGCCTTTACTTGCCAGAAACCTTCCCAGAAGATGAAGGAGAATATATGTGTAAAGCAGTCAACAACAGAGGCTCAGCTGCTAGCACCTGTATTCTCACCATTGAAA CTGATGACTACTAA
- the NEXN gene encoding nexilin isoform X5 has translation MNDIAQKTEILLSSSKPVQKSYVPKLHKGDVKDKFEAMQKAREERNQRRSRDEKQRRKEQYVREREWNRRKQEMKELLGSDEDDDTKLSKIEKGYVPKLIGTVKGKFEEMEKQRQEEERKRTEEERKRRIEQDMIEKRKIQRELAKKAQEEGDDSLLVTVVPVKSTRTPGKTKINSENTGKERAEQRQTQDEEMKLKYEEQNQFLKESKCLSFVKGENENSETQEPLSPGKLKVTFEELERQRQEHQRRQAEEEARQRLEEEKRAFEEARQRMINEGGDEESENAVKEFRPGKLRLSFEEIERQRREEEKRKAEEDARRRIEEEKRAFAEARKNMVLDDESPGMFKTFSQESLIPGKLEINFEELLRQKMEEEKRRTEEERRQKLEMERQEFQQLRQEMGQLEEESETFELSKEYEELMKLKRSGSIQAKNLKSKFEKIGQLSQEEIQKKIEEERAKRRAMDEEIREREAEKFQEDDDVDVTPAKKSEAPFTHKVNMKARFEQMARAREEEEQRRIEEQKLLRMQFEQKEIDAALQKKREEEEEEEGSILNGSTCEDEDQARSGAPWFKKSLKNTSVVDGEPVRFTVKITGEPKPEVTWWFEGEMLQDSEDYQYIERGETYCLYLPETFPEDEGEYMCKAVNNRGSAASTCILTIETDDY, from the exons ATGAATGACATTGCACAGAAAACTGAG ATTCTGCTTTCTTCATCTAAACCCGTCCAAAAGTCCTATGTGCCCAAGCTTCACAAGGGTGATGTAAAGGATAAATTTGAAGCTATGCAGAAagcaagggaagaaagaaatcaaaggaGATCTAgagatgaaaagcaaagaagaaaagaacaatatgttagagagagagaatggaacaggagaaagcaggag ATGAAAGAACTGCTTGGATCTGATGAAGACGATGACACCAAACTATCTAAAATAGAAAAGGGTTATGTTCCAAAGCTAATAG GAACTGTTAAAGGCAAGTTTGAAGAAATGGAGAAGCAAaggcaagaagaagaaagaaaaagaacggaagaagaaagaaagcgCAGAATTGAACAAGATATgattgagaaaagaaaaattcaaagagAATTAGCAAAAAAGGCACAGGAG GAAGGGGATGATTCACTGCTAGTTACAGTAGTGCCTGTAAAAAGCACCAGGACACCTGGGAAGACGAAAATAAACTCTGAGAacacagggaaggagagagcagaaCAAAGACAGACACAGGATGAAGAGATGAAGCTAAAATATGAGGAACAAAACCAATTCCTTAAGGAATCCAAGTGCCTTTCATTTGTCAAG ggtgaaaatgaaaacagtgaaacTCAAGAGCCTCTGTCTCCTGGTAAGCTGAAAGTCACATTTGAAGAACTGGAAAGACAAAGACAGGAGCATCAAAGGCGGcaagcagaggaagaagcaaGGCAGCgtttggaagaggaaaaacgGGCCTTTGAAGAAGCCAGACAGCGAATG ATAAATGAAGGTGGTGATGAAGAATCTGAAAACGCTGTTAAAGAATTCCGCCCTGGTAAACTCAGACTCAGTTTTGAGGAGATAGAAagacagaggagagaagaggaaaagaggaaagcagaagaggatGCACGACGACGCatagaagaggagaaaagagcatTTGCTGAAGCAAGGAAGAACATG GTGCTGGATGATGAATCACCAGGAATGTTTAAAACCTTTTCTCAAGAATCTCTCATACCTGGTaaactggaaattaattttgaggaGTTGCTGAGacaaaaaatggaagaagaaaagaggcGCACAGAAGAAGAGCGTAGGCAAAAGTTGGAAATGGAAAGGCAAGAATTTCAACAGCTGAGACAAGAAATGGGACAG CTGGAAGAAGAGTCTGAAACTTTTGAGCTAAGCAAAGAATATGAAGAATTAATGAAGCTAAAAAGAAGCGGTTCTATTCAGGCAAAGAACTTAAAAAGCAAGTTTGAAAAAATAGGACAATTGTCtcaagaagaaatacagaagaagaTTGAAGAAGAGCGAGCAAAGAGAAGAGCAATGGATGAAGAAATAAGAGAAAGGGAAGCTGAAAAATTTCAAGAG gatGATGACGTAGACGTGACACCAGCCAAGAAATCTGAGGCTCCATTTACTCACAAAGTAAACATGAAGGCTCGTTTTGAGCAAATGGCAAGAGCcagagaagaagaggagcagaggaggatTGAGGAACAGAAATTACTACGCATGCAGtttgaacaaaaagaaattgacGCAGCATTACAGAAG aaaagggaagaggaagaagaagaagagggaagCATTCTTAATGGTTCTACTTGTGAAGATGAGGATCAAGCTCGATCTGGAGCTCCTTGGTTCAAGAAGTCACTGAAAAACACATCAGTAGTTGATGGCGAGCCAGTGAGATTTACAGTTAAAATTACTGGAGAACCAAAACCTGAAGTTACATGGTGGTTTGAAGGGGAAATGTTGCAGGACTCTGAGGACTATCAATACATTGAAAGAGGAGAAACCTACTGCCTTTACTTGCCAGAAACCTTCCCAGAAGATGAAGGAGAATATATGTGTAAAGCAGTCAACAACAGAGGCTCAGCTGCTAGCACCTGTATTCTCACCATTGAAA CTGATGACTACTAA